Proteins found in one Coffea eugenioides isolate CCC68of chromosome 5, Ceug_1.0, whole genome shotgun sequence genomic segment:
- the LOC113772132 gene encoding beta-glucuronosyltransferase GlcAT14B-like isoform X1, whose protein sequence is MGSLNMEKRWVFPLAISSLVCLFLIATSFNMGMVSSLQSINSIFSMFPSRATANQTSQLFVEAKVNQSPPPPAAPPVPRFAYLVSGSRGDLEKLWRTLHALYHPRNYYVVHLDLESPAEERLELASRVEKNPIFSKVGNVFMIKKANMVTYRGPTMVSNTLHACAILLKRHKDWDWFINLSASDYPLVTQDDLLHTFTGLRRDLNFIEHTSRLGWKENHRAMPLVVDPGLYQDTKSDIFWVQPKRTLPTSFKLFTGSAWMILSRAFVEYCVWGWDNLPRTLLMYYTNFVSSPEGYFQTVVCNAPEFVPTIVNHDMHYIAWDNPPKQHPKTLHLNDTAPMIASGAPFARKFRANDPVLDKLDNEFLGRKNGSFTPGGWCRGKPRCSKVGNPAKLKPGPGAERLRGLVDNIVLSPRFSENQCK, encoded by the exons ATGGGGTCCTTGAACATGGAGAAGAGATGGGTTTTTCCTCTTGCAATCAGTTCACTGGTATGCCTTTTCCTTATTGCAACCTCGTTCAATATGGGGATGGTTTCATCATTGCAAAGCATCAACTCAATCTTCTCAATGTTCCCCTCTCGTGCAACTGCTAATCAAACGAGCCAATTATTTGTTGAAGCAAAGGTTAACCAATCTCCACCACCTCCAGCTGCTCCACCAGTTCCGCGTTTTGCGTATCTGGTATCAGGATCAAGAGGTGATCTAGAAAAGCTTTGGAGAACTCTCCATGCATTGTATCATCCACGGAATTATTATGTTGTACATTTGGACCTGGAATCCCCTGCAGAGGAGAGGCTGGAGCTTGCTTCCCGGGTTGAGAAAAATCCCATATTTTCTAAGGTTGGGAATGTATTCATGATTAAAAAGGCTAACATGGTTACTTATAGAGGGCCCACCATGGTCTCTAATACGCTTCACGCTTGTGCCATTCTTCTCAAGAGACACAAGGATTGGGATTGGTTTATTAACCTAAGTGCTTCAGACTACCCATTGGTGACTCAAGATG ATCTTCTGCATACCTTTACTGGTTTAAGGCGGGATTTGAATTTCATCGAGCACACTAGCCGATTGGGCTGGAAAGA GAATCACAGGGCAATGCCGTTGGTCGTGGATCCCGGGCTCTACCAGGACACAAAGTCTGATATATTCTGGGTCCAACCTAAGAGAACTTTGCCCACTTCATTTAAGCTCTTTACTG GTTCTGCATGGATGATCCTGTCGCGTGCTTTTGTGGAGTACTGCGTCTGGGGTTGGGATAACCTTCCTAGAACTCTACTTATGTACTATACAAATTTTGTGTCCTCTCCTGAGGGCTATTTTCAGACAGTTGTTTGCAATGCCCCAGAATTTGTACCCACTATTGTCAACCATGACATGCACTACATAGCTTGGGATAATCCCCCAAAACAGCATCCGAAAACCCTCCACCTGAATGACACAGCTCCAATGATTGCAAGCGGTGCTCCATTTGCTCGTAAGTTCAGGGCAAATGATCCTGTATTAGATAAACTTGATAACGAGTTCCTCGGTCGCAAAAATGGTAGCTTCACACCCGGTGGCTGGTGCCGCGGTAAACCTCGTTGCTCGAAGGTTGGAAATCCTGCGAAGCTGAAACCAGGCCCTGGTGCTGAACGCCTGCGCGGTCTAGTAGATAATATAGTTTTGTCCCCAAGATTTAGCGAGAATCAGTGTAAGTAG
- the LOC113772132 gene encoding beta-glucuronosyltransferase GlcAT14B-like isoform X2 → MGSLNMEKRWVFPLAISSLVNQSPPPPAAPPVPRFAYLVSGSRGDLEKLWRTLHALYHPRNYYVVHLDLESPAEERLELASRVEKNPIFSKVGNVFMIKKANMVTYRGPTMVSNTLHACAILLKRHKDWDWFINLSASDYPLVTQDDLLHTFTGLRRDLNFIEHTSRLGWKENHRAMPLVVDPGLYQDTKSDIFWVQPKRTLPTSFKLFTGSAWMILSRAFVEYCVWGWDNLPRTLLMYYTNFVSSPEGYFQTVVCNAPEFVPTIVNHDMHYIAWDNPPKQHPKTLHLNDTAPMIASGAPFARKFRANDPVLDKLDNEFLGRKNGSFTPGGWCRGKPRCSKVGNPAKLKPGPGAERLRGLVDNIVLSPRFSENQCK, encoded by the exons ATGGGGTCCTTGAACATGGAGAAGAGATGGGTTTTTCCTCTTGCAATCAGTTCACTG GTTAACCAATCTCCACCACCTCCAGCTGCTCCACCAGTTCCGCGTTTTGCGTATCTGGTATCAGGATCAAGAGGTGATCTAGAAAAGCTTTGGAGAACTCTCCATGCATTGTATCATCCACGGAATTATTATGTTGTACATTTGGACCTGGAATCCCCTGCAGAGGAGAGGCTGGAGCTTGCTTCCCGGGTTGAGAAAAATCCCATATTTTCTAAGGTTGGGAATGTATTCATGATTAAAAAGGCTAACATGGTTACTTATAGAGGGCCCACCATGGTCTCTAATACGCTTCACGCTTGTGCCATTCTTCTCAAGAGACACAAGGATTGGGATTGGTTTATTAACCTAAGTGCTTCAGACTACCCATTGGTGACTCAAGATG ATCTTCTGCATACCTTTACTGGTTTAAGGCGGGATTTGAATTTCATCGAGCACACTAGCCGATTGGGCTGGAAAGA GAATCACAGGGCAATGCCGTTGGTCGTGGATCCCGGGCTCTACCAGGACACAAAGTCTGATATATTCTGGGTCCAACCTAAGAGAACTTTGCCCACTTCATTTAAGCTCTTTACTG GTTCTGCATGGATGATCCTGTCGCGTGCTTTTGTGGAGTACTGCGTCTGGGGTTGGGATAACCTTCCTAGAACTCTACTTATGTACTATACAAATTTTGTGTCCTCTCCTGAGGGCTATTTTCAGACAGTTGTTTGCAATGCCCCAGAATTTGTACCCACTATTGTCAACCATGACATGCACTACATAGCTTGGGATAATCCCCCAAAACAGCATCCGAAAACCCTCCACCTGAATGACACAGCTCCAATGATTGCAAGCGGTGCTCCATTTGCTCGTAAGTTCAGGGCAAATGATCCTGTATTAGATAAACTTGATAACGAGTTCCTCGGTCGCAAAAATGGTAGCTTCACACCCGGTGGCTGGTGCCGCGGTAAACCTCGTTGCTCGAAGGTTGGAAATCCTGCGAAGCTGAAACCAGGCCCTGGTGCTGAACGCCTGCGCGGTCTAGTAGATAATATAGTTTTGTCCCCAAGATTTAGCGAGAATCAGTGTAAGTAG